The following proteins are encoded in a genomic region of Paenibacillus antri:
- a CDS encoding sensor histidine kinase, with the protein MPKPMHRKLNSFAKVAILIFGLLFLMMSFFTIYNRVTVQVMKTEIETANLNKLVFLKDQLEEKINQISINAITLASDPAIRELEFLQQSGDPYDKQKLTRMILDHISLQSGITGWWTEITVYSRMTHDVVSTSSDTFGFVDEELIDVIRRGWQFQRGEAGESDKFVWYAVTPETAYDDPASARLIVKTAFDASYLQNVLDQFKSNGQGDPLLYSPELGMIGNRTIDGDYAAEALRYLGGTELGDGRTNLSVQLSDERYLMSFLPMYGTDWYLVDSIPVDSILSPVTNARNLFYAFTLALLGFGSLASYILYRQLQVPIRELVKNIQGIKRGNYGSRIQMEGSSEFSYLFQRFNEMAEEIQTLLERVYEEKIRSREALLKQLQSQINPHFLYNCLFYIKNMARLGDEESVVAMSLNLGEYFRYTTRLGKQTAQLREELDVIVNYLEIQNLRTNRISYRIDVDESLKAMEFPRLILQPVVENAVIHGIEPKDGRGYISIEGGKDASGYALRIEDNGVGMDDDRLAALQRRLEQPDNQDNVSFGLWNVNQRLKLMFGESSGLSVSRKEGGGTAVTIVIRGKGEESDVPHLDR; encoded by the coding sequence ATGCCGAAGCCAATGCATCGGAAGCTGAACAGCTTCGCGAAGGTCGCCATTCTCATTTTCGGCCTACTGTTCTTGATGATGTCGTTCTTCACGATCTACAACCGCGTCACGGTGCAGGTCATGAAGACCGAGATCGAGACGGCCAATCTGAATAAGCTGGTTTTCTTGAAGGATCAGCTGGAAGAGAAAATCAACCAAATTTCGATCAACGCGATCACGCTCGCGAGCGATCCCGCCATCCGGGAGCTCGAGTTTCTGCAGCAGTCGGGCGACCCGTACGATAAGCAGAAGCTGACGCGCATGATTCTGGATCACATCTCGCTGCAGTCCGGCATAACCGGCTGGTGGACGGAAATCACCGTCTATTCCCGCATGACCCACGACGTCGTCTCGACGTCAAGCGACACGTTCGGCTTCGTGGACGAGGAGCTGATCGACGTCATCCGCAGAGGCTGGCAGTTCCAACGCGGCGAAGCGGGCGAATCGGATAAGTTCGTCTGGTACGCCGTTACGCCGGAGACCGCTTACGACGACCCGGCGTCGGCGCGCCTGATCGTGAAGACGGCGTTCGACGCGTCGTATTTGCAGAACGTGCTGGATCAGTTCAAATCCAACGGCCAGGGCGACCCGCTGCTCTACAGCCCGGAGCTCGGCATGATCGGGAATCGGACGATCGACGGGGACTACGCGGCCGAGGCGCTGCGATATCTCGGCGGAACGGAGCTCGGCGACGGTCGGACGAATTTGTCGGTGCAGCTTTCCGACGAGCGCTATTTGATGAGCTTCCTGCCGATGTACGGCACGGATTGGTACTTGGTCGATTCGATCCCGGTCGACAGCATCTTATCGCCGGTGACGAACGCGCGCAACTTGTTCTACGCGTTCACCTTGGCGCTTCTCGGCTTCGGCAGCTTGGCCTCGTATATCTTGTACCGCCAGCTGCAGGTGCCGATCCGGGAGCTCGTGAAGAACATCCAAGGGATCAAGCGCGGGAACTACGGGTCCCGGATCCAGATGGAAGGCTCGAGCGAATTCTCCTATCTCTTCCAACGATTCAACGAGATGGCGGAGGAGATTCAGACGCTGCTGGAGCGGGTGTACGAGGAGAAAATCCGATCGCGGGAAGCGCTGCTGAAGCAGCTGCAATCGCAGATCAACCCGCATTTCTTGTACAATTGCCTATTTTACATTAAGAATATGGCCCGGCTCGGCGACGAAGAATCCGTCGTGGCGATGTCCTTGAATTTGGGAGAATACTTCCGTTACACGACGCGGCTGGGGAAGCAGACCGCGCAGCTGCGCGAGGAGCTGGACGTCATCGTGAATTACTTGGAAATTCAAAATTTGCGCACGAACCGGATCTCGTACAGGATCGACGTGGACGAATCGCTGAAGGCGATGGAATTTCCGAGGCTCATCCTGCAGCCCGTGGTCGAGAACGCCGTCATTCACGGCATCGAGCCGAAGGACGGTCGGGGGTATATCTCGATCGAAGGCGGCAAGGACGCGTCGGGGTACGCGCTGCGGATCGAGGATAACGGCGTCGGCATGGACGACGATCGGCTGGCGGCGCTGCAGCGGCGGCTGGAGCAGCCGGACAACCAAGACAACGTATCGTTCGGGTTATGGAACGTCAATCAACGACTGAAGCTCATGTTCGGCGAGTCGTCCGGTTTATCGGTGAGCCGGAAGGAAGGCGGCGGAACCGCCGTAACGATCGTCATCCGAGGGAAGGGGGAGGAGAGCGATGTTCCGCATCTTGATCGTTGA
- a CDS encoding ABC transporter permease: protein MDSRPDRIVRSPLTDVAPGRRRLPKIMWSFHAMLLPAVVLAFLFQYLPMFGVVMSFQNFKPWTGFLHSDWVGLEHFRTMFERNDSKQVIGNTFIIASLKIVFIILIPVTFALLLNEVGRMAFKRTVQTLVYLPHFMSWVILGGILVDLLSPQSGFVNRIVQDWFGLQPIFFLGNGDWFRFTVVVSHIWKEFGFGTIIYLAALAGVNPNLYEAAEVDGANRWQQTLFITLPALVPIIVVCTTLELSNILSAGFDQIFNLYNPMVYDKGDIIDTFVYRVGILDGQMSFSAAVGLFKSVVSFALVVLVYRIAYKAANYRIF, encoded by the coding sequence ATGGATTCACGCCCGGATCGGATCGTACGCTCGCCATTGACCGACGTCGCGCCCGGCAGGAGACGCCTGCCCAAGATCATGTGGTCGTTCCACGCGATGCTGCTGCCTGCGGTCGTACTCGCCTTTCTTTTTCAATACTTGCCTATGTTCGGCGTCGTGATGTCGTTCCAGAACTTCAAGCCTTGGACCGGCTTCCTTCATTCCGATTGGGTCGGGCTCGAGCACTTCCGTACGATGTTCGAGCGGAACGACAGCAAGCAAGTCATTGGGAACACCTTCATCATAGCTTCGTTGAAAATCGTCTTTATCATTTTAATCCCCGTGACGTTCGCGCTTCTCCTCAACGAGGTTGGCCGCATGGCGTTCAAGCGGACGGTGCAGACGTTAGTGTATTTGCCGCACTTCATGTCCTGGGTCATTCTAGGCGGCATCCTCGTCGACCTGCTGTCTCCGCAATCGGGATTCGTCAACCGGATCGTCCAAGATTGGTTCGGACTGCAACCGATCTTCTTCCTCGGGAACGGGGATTGGTTCCGGTTCACGGTCGTCGTCAGCCATATTTGGAAGGAGTTCGGCTTCGGCACGATCATCTACTTGGCGGCGCTCGCCGGCGTCAACCCGAATCTGTACGAAGCGGCCGAGGTCGACGGCGCGAATCGCTGGCAGCAGACGCTGTTCATCACCTTGCCCGCGCTCGTCCCGATCATCGTCGTGTGCACGACGCTCGAGCTCAGCAACATCCTCAGCGCCGGCTTCGACCAAATCTTCAATCTCTATAATCCGATGGTATACGATAAGGGCGACATCATCGACACCTTCGTCTATCGCGTCGGCATTTTGGACGGACAGATGAGCTTCTCGGCGGCCGTCGGGCTGTTCAAGTCCGTCGTCAGCTTCGCGTTGGTCGTTCTCGTCTATCGAATCGCCTACAAAGCGGCAAACTACCGAATCTTCTAG
- a CDS encoding extracellular solute-binding protein — MASRIRKTFLLAMVVLLVSITMIACTGGSSSPAATDDPPPASGTPKTDDAGTAAPETEPAGLPTSGGKYDPPVTITTVKRLAGAAEFKNGETAEDNVHYRWAKDALGIEIKNLWSVKDTNGAYATKLKLALSSNEEMPDVLFASGAEAQMLIDSGKFMEVGELFDKYAGDTWKKAMNEDPTVWYEFTRDGKRYGIPNLDYDYNNDPVLWVRADWMRKLNLGEPTNLDEYEKMLDAFANGDPDGDGQKNTFGVSTGLKSSYGDSFGLGWVFGAYGSMPSFWLKQDDGTIAYGSVLPQIKQGLQKLKDWVQKGYIPQEAGIWDASKAGSFMSAGSAGTFAGPYWSEAWPMGDLNKNNPDAELTTFTLPVGPDGKSMHYGRHPYNGALFINKDMKNPEIFFTYANYMFDNVADPKPGSEFENGWAKGYDWDIVDGEVTYDLTKIPGGGVRVFFYGLLDQGPRIPSQNVQALVKIAASGKPETPYEKIWGGFVPPIELESATDVWNSRQFSVKNAFTGGTTPTMESKWDYLSKLELETYSKIIFGNEPVDAFDAFVEEWYAQGGEEITKEVNDWYRSVAQ, encoded by the coding sequence ATGGCCAGCCGCATTCGCAAAACATTTCTTCTCGCAATGGTCGTATTACTAGTTTCTATTACAATGATCGCTTGTACCGGAGGCTCCTCGAGCCCGGCGGCGACCGACGACCCGCCGCCGGCGAGTGGGACGCCGAAGACGGACGACGCCGGAACGGCCGCGCCGGAGACGGAACCGGCCGGGCTGCCGACGTCCGGAGGCAAATACGATCCGCCGGTGACGATTACGACGGTGAAGCGGCTCGCGGGCGCGGCCGAGTTCAAGAACGGCGAAACGGCGGAGGATAACGTCCACTATCGTTGGGCGAAGGACGCGCTCGGCATCGAAATCAAGAACCTGTGGTCCGTCAAGGACACGAACGGAGCGTACGCGACGAAGCTGAAGCTCGCGCTTTCGTCGAACGAGGAGATGCCCGACGTGCTGTTCGCGAGCGGCGCGGAAGCGCAGATGCTGATCGACTCCGGCAAGTTCATGGAGGTCGGCGAGCTGTTCGATAAGTACGCGGGGGACACGTGGAAGAAAGCGATGAACGAGGATCCGACCGTATGGTACGAGTTCACGCGGGACGGCAAGCGCTACGGCATTCCGAACCTCGACTACGATTATAACAACGATCCGGTGCTGTGGGTTCGCGCCGACTGGATGAGGAAGCTGAACCTCGGCGAGCCGACGAATCTCGACGAATACGAGAAGATGCTGGACGCCTTCGCGAACGGGGATCCGGACGGCGACGGACAGAAGAACACGTTCGGCGTCTCGACGGGCCTGAAGAGCTCGTACGGCGATTCGTTCGGCCTCGGCTGGGTGTTCGGCGCGTACGGCTCGATGCCGAGCTTCTGGCTGAAGCAGGACGACGGCACGATCGCGTACGGCTCGGTTCTCCCTCAGATCAAGCAAGGCTTGCAGAAGCTGAAGGACTGGGTGCAGAAGGGGTACATTCCGCAAGAAGCCGGCATCTGGGACGCGTCGAAGGCGGGCTCGTTCATGTCGGCGGGCAGCGCGGGCACGTTCGCCGGACCGTATTGGTCCGAGGCGTGGCCGATGGGCGACCTGAACAAGAACAATCCCGACGCGGAGCTGACGACGTTCACGCTTCCGGTCGGACCGGACGGCAAGAGCATGCACTACGGACGCCATCCTTACAACGGAGCCCTCTTCATTAACAAAGACATGAAAAATCCGGAAATCTTCTTCACGTACGCGAACTATATGTTCGACAACGTCGCGGATCCGAAGCCCGGCAGCGAGTTCGAGAACGGCTGGGCGAAGGGGTACGACTGGGATATCGTCGACGGCGAGGTCACTTACGATCTGACGAAAATTCCGGGCGGCGGCGTCCGCGTCTTCTTCTACGGCCTGCTCGATCAAGGCCCGCGCATCCCGTCGCAGAACGTACAGGCGCTGGTAAAGATCGCCGCCTCGGGCAAGCCGGAGACGCCGTACGAGAAAATCTGGGGAGGCTTCGTGCCCCCGATCGAGCTGGAGTCGGCGACGGACGTATGGAACTCCAGACAATTTTCCGTCAAGAACGCCTTCACCGGAGGCACGACGCCGACGATGGAGAGCAAGTGGGATTATTTAAGCAAGCTGGAGCTGGAGACGTACAGCAAGATCATTTTCGGCAACGAGCCGGTCGACGCGTTCGACGCGTTCGTCGAAGAATGGTATGCGCAAGGCGGCGAGGAAATCACGAAGGAAGTGAACGACTGGTACCGCAGCGTAGCGCAATAA